A region of Lujinxingia sediminis DNA encodes the following proteins:
- a CDS encoding DUF1328 domain-containing protein has translation MLWWALAFFVVAIIAAVLGFGTLATAAATIAQIVFYVALAMLVISLFVYLFRGAQGNALT, from the coding sequence ATGTTGTGGTGGGCACTCGCGTTCTTTGTCGTCGCGATCATCGCCGCTGTCCTCGGATTCGGCACGCTTGCAACGGCCGCGGCCACCATCGCCCAGATCGTCTTTTACGTGGCGCTGGCGATGCTGGTCATCTCCCTCTTCGTCTATCTCTTTCGCGGCGCGCAGGGCAACGCCCTCACGTAG
- a CDS encoding TadE/TadG family type IV pilus assembly protein — translation MSANIPHMTNKRLRHAARRLHSNQRATSMTEFVMFLPVFVLIFVGIFELGRLYDSSLRARGMAFTDTISRFRQVQDTSFRDALTSNGVARKAISPVLASADATSQLFRSPPNQRAGVREVLAQRELNAFSQTSGLGQHGSLGEALGRINLARQTGVELTAVDHIITHDLTRFVGPSALADELFDDRPHNAFSTSMSGQGNSLLQTLANKLNETITSAGARSALAANIRYGTLTGSFENEVHIASLGDVEVSAWYSVLAPTYTHSDDRKNGQLATFASRLTFEANNQEPYRDILAFGRTPGLPILPDEYEVPNPADEDLQGFFELPLNYGDSFYNP, via the coding sequence ATGAGTGCAAACATTCCACACATGACCAACAAAAGACTGCGCCATGCCGCGCGCAGGCTGCACTCAAACCAGCGTGCTACGAGCATGACGGAGTTTGTCATGTTCCTGCCTGTCTTTGTTCTCATCTTTGTAGGTATCTTCGAGCTGGGTCGACTCTACGACTCATCTCTACGCGCCCGCGGAATGGCGTTCACCGACACCATCAGCCGCTTTAGGCAGGTCCAGGACACCTCATTTCGAGACGCGCTTACCTCTAACGGGGTGGCGAGAAAAGCTATCTCGCCTGTGCTAGCCTCAGCGGACGCGACATCTCAGCTCTTTCGCTCCCCTCCCAACCAGCGCGCCGGGGTGCGCGAAGTTCTGGCCCAACGTGAGCTCAACGCATTCTCGCAGACCTCTGGCCTGGGGCAGCACGGAAGCCTGGGTGAAGCGCTCGGTCGTATCAACCTGGCGCGTCAGACCGGCGTGGAGCTCACCGCTGTCGATCACATAATCACGCACGACTTAACGCGCTTCGTAGGGCCGTCTGCCCTGGCCGACGAGCTCTTCGATGACCGTCCCCACAACGCGTTCAGCACGTCCATGAGCGGCCAGGGCAATTCGCTACTTCAGACACTCGCGAACAAATTAAACGAAACCATTACCTCGGCCGGAGCCCGAAGCGCGCTGGCAGCGAATATTCGATACGGAACGCTTACCGGAAGTTTTGAGAACGAAGTCCATATTGCCTCGCTCGGAGATGTCGAAGTGAGCGCCTGGTACAGCGTGCTGGCTCCCACTTACACGCATAGCGACGATCGTAAGAATGGACAATTGGCCACCTTCGCAAGCCGACTGACGTTCGAGGCCAATAACCAGGAGCCCTACCGCGACATTCTTGCCTTTGGCAGGACACCAGGCCTTCCCATTCTTCCCGACGAGTACGAAGTACCCAACCCGGCCGATGAAGATTTGCAAGGCTTCTTTGAACTTCCGTTGAACTACGGTGACAGCTTCTACAACCCTTAA
- a CDS encoding Tad domain-containing protein produces the protein MIKLPSRPPHLLTGARRLHEHQRGAIAILAMAGALILLLASWIVYDAGASAQKKMDAQIAADTAALSQATVKARSMNLLAYANVTKRSVWGIHSLYPSYMYAVAQWIHGNYTIAGVSLSGISSMNAVCEDCYEDSDNEDCNLCNFMNNNRQTWKAAACKYSESDTACDADDPDTWGDFYRFTGHDHNIYPHELMKTDAGADYPKLAEDDLAFKMIIGDTLGSPQRYTFRVGEDPSWSTRFFGKDLMAMDNYQRYIFAITPWWGWTEQAMRAMRNGATLSGSFPAPPGVIPESSRSITNLIINHYLDASPVTTDSSIHNHSSYMDSLPVRPGNIGSMRTHLESALSASNLINLLKNCITGSTCASENPFLLEHLINIATVIFASPETVVGFGGDGLREHLSSIAVNLLAATSSFKEQGVTFTENAATRALPGNRISAEPWELRPFATAGEWQVNTSNIVLTLLADFTAFNIAQGRKKYQILQESDYYRRDARSVTYQNHFYGESFADRPAPISADSIAEKNTYRAGSTWGMARAEIFHTGEFGPDLWTPSWTSRMRPIALGNEWNEAHYNMNEVFHDTLPYMVLSRTMGSTGYWPLDRIGVDFARMEAASHAMGNSTIGGIVK, from the coding sequence ATGATCAAACTCCCCTCCAGACCTCCCCACCTGCTCACTGGCGCCCGACGCCTGCATGAGCACCAACGGGGCGCGATCGCCATTCTCGCTATGGCCGGAGCTCTGATCCTTCTTCTGGCAAGCTGGATCGTTTACGACGCCGGGGCTTCCGCTCAGAAAAAGATGGATGCGCAGATCGCCGCAGATACAGCCGCGCTCAGCCAGGCCACGGTCAAAGCACGTTCGATGAACCTGCTGGCTTACGCCAACGTCACCAAACGCTCGGTCTGGGGGATTCACAGCCTCTACCCCTCCTACATGTATGCTGTCGCCCAGTGGATTCACGGCAACTACACCATCGCTGGCGTCAGTCTCAGTGGAATCTCTTCCATGAATGCGGTGTGCGAGGATTGTTATGAAGACTCCGACAACGAAGACTGCAACCTCTGCAACTTCATGAACAACAACCGTCAGACGTGGAAAGCCGCTGCTTGCAAGTACTCTGAATCCGACACTGCCTGCGACGCTGACGATCCCGACACCTGGGGTGACTTCTACCGATTTACGGGGCACGACCACAATATCTACCCTCACGAGCTCATGAAGACCGACGCGGGGGCGGACTACCCTAAACTCGCCGAAGACGACCTCGCCTTCAAAATGATCATCGGCGACACCCTCGGCAGCCCGCAAAGATACACCTTTCGTGTCGGAGAAGATCCCTCATGGTCGACCCGTTTCTTCGGCAAAGACCTGATGGCGATGGATAATTACCAGCGCTACATCTTCGCCATCACGCCCTGGTGGGGTTGGACGGAGCAGGCCATGCGGGCGATGCGAAATGGCGCCACGTTATCCGGAAGTTTCCCGGCACCGCCCGGCGTGATCCCCGAATCCAGCCGATCGATCACCAATCTGATCATCAACCACTACCTCGACGCCTCCCCGGTCACCACCGATTCGTCCATCCACAACCATAGCAGCTACATGGACTCACTCCCGGTACGTCCGGGGAATATTGGCTCAATGCGCACTCACCTCGAGTCTGCACTCAGCGCCAGCAATCTGATCAATCTCCTCAAGAACTGCATCACAGGTTCGACCTGTGCCTCCGAGAACCCCTTCTTGTTGGAGCACCTGATCAACATCGCGACCGTGATCTTTGCGTCTCCCGAGACGGTCGTCGGGTTCGGGGGGGATGGCCTCAGGGAGCACTTGTCCAGCATCGCTGTAAACCTGCTGGCGGCCACCTCGTCCTTCAAGGAGCAGGGTGTGACCTTTACGGAAAACGCAGCTACACGTGCCCTGCCGGGCAATCGAATCTCCGCTGAGCCCTGGGAGCTGCGCCCCTTTGCCACCGCCGGCGAATGGCAGGTCAACACCTCAAACATCGTGCTGACGCTGCTCGCTGACTTCACAGCTTTCAACATCGCCCAGGGTCGCAAGAAGTATCAGATCCTCCAGGAGAGCGACTACTACCGGCGTGACGCCCGTTCGGTCACTTACCAGAACCATTTCTATGGCGAGAGCTTCGCCGATCGCCCCGCCCCAATCTCCGCGGACTCGATCGCTGAGAAGAACACCTACCGAGCCGGCTCAACCTGGGGCATGGCCCGCGCCGAGATTTTTCACACCGGCGAATTCGGCCCGGATCTCTGGACCCCCTCCTGGACTTCACGCATGCGCCCGATCGCTCTGGGCAACGAATGGAATGAAGCCCACTACAACATGAATGAAGTCTTTCACGATACGCTCCCCTACATGGTCCTCTCACGAACCATGGGATCGACCGGCTACTGGCCCCTTGATCGCATCGGAGTTGACTTCGCACGCATGGAAGCCGCCAGCCACGCTATGGGCAATTCCACGATCGGAGGCATCGTCAAATGA
- a CDS encoding TadE/TadG family type IV pilus assembly protein codes for MSTSLTPAASGQARLLLNATRILVHLGGVVGVALLMALPFVSQRTLSLASQANASGLHEAVFSIEALIHVGLAACFWAILALSFAWLRETHRQRSEQRPTLTRKVVRARGSVILETLIVFPVFLLLIFGLAQFAVLNIASMLTTVAAFQATRTVWIWEREPIGTDDVERKATIQAATVVAPVVPGEYAAQPSTSSSEYSQNRGIFVASQFPWPVADSGYQGRNIGDRLADEMAGLNPPIDFVSAVDSSSFSHRTVRKLTSAYGSIDVSFEPDAASSSLLKVTTTYHHLNAFPLVAGLFGENYERAGREGYHVPIKRVLSIERQRPSPNRAQFPRIVPGNNPGPYIF; via the coding sequence ATGTCTACTAGTTTAACACCTGCGGCTTCGGGCCAGGCGCGTCTGCTTCTCAACGCTACGCGCATATTGGTTCATCTTGGCGGCGTGGTTGGAGTGGCGCTGCTTATGGCCCTGCCCTTTGTCAGCCAACGCACTCTCTCACTGGCCAGCCAGGCCAATGCATCCGGGCTGCACGAGGCAGTCTTCAGCATTGAGGCACTCATTCACGTGGGCCTTGCTGCCTGTTTCTGGGCGATACTCGCTCTGAGCTTTGCATGGCTTCGTGAGACGCATCGGCAACGTTCCGAGCAACGCCCAACGCTTACCCGAAAGGTCGTGCGCGCCCGCGGGAGCGTGATTCTCGAAACCCTGATCGTCTTCCCGGTCTTTTTGCTTCTGATCTTTGGACTGGCGCAGTTTGCGGTGCTCAACATCGCCAGCATGCTCACTACAGTTGCCGCGTTTCAGGCCACGCGCACCGTCTGGATCTGGGAGCGCGAGCCCATTGGTACGGACGATGTTGAGCGCAAAGCCACGATTCAGGCCGCCACCGTCGTGGCGCCGGTCGTGCCGGGCGAATACGCCGCGCAGCCCTCCACTTCTTCCAGCGAGTACAGCCAGAACCGGGGAATCTTCGTTGCCTCGCAGTTCCCCTGGCCCGTGGCCGACTCCGGCTATCAAGGGCGAAACATCGGCGATCGACTCGCGGATGAGATGGCCGGGCTCAACCCGCCAATCGACTTTGTCTCGGCGGTCGACTCGTCGTCCTTTTCGCACCGTACCGTGCGAAAACTGACAAGCGCATATGGCTCGATCGATGTGAGCTTTGAGCCCGACGCTGCCTCCAGTTCCCTGCTCAAAGTCACGACCACCTACCACCACCTCAACGCGTTTCCACTGGTGGCGGGCCTTTTTGGTGAGAACTACGAACGCGCAGGACGTGAGGGCTACCACGTCCCCATTAAGCGCGTGCTCTCGATCGAGCGTCAGCGGCCCTCACCAAACCGCGCACAGTTTCCCCGGATCGTCCCGGGCAATAACCCGGGGCCCTACATCTTCTAA
- the tpx gene encoding thiol peroxidase: protein MTKITFKGSPVTLSGTPPSVGENAPEFHVHKNPGEAMALSSAAGKRILLTTAPSVDTGVCAAQLRTFEARLAEAGNDADFELWFVTRDLPFALDRFAEQAGISHVKTLSDYKDRSLGDAFGLVIDELGLLARTVFVIDKDGTVLYRELVPEIATEPDYDDAWAIVTGD, encoded by the coding sequence ATGACGAAAATCACCTTTAAAGGAAGCCCGGTCACCCTCAGCGGCACCCCGCCCTCCGTGGGCGAAAACGCGCCAGAGTTTCATGTTCATAAAAACCCGGGTGAGGCTATGGCGCTGAGCAGCGCCGCGGGCAAACGCATCCTGCTGACGACTGCCCCCTCGGTCGATACCGGCGTGTGCGCCGCCCAGCTTCGCACCTTTGAAGCCCGTCTGGCCGAGGCCGGAAATGACGCTGACTTCGAGCTGTGGTTCGTCACCCGCGATCTTCCCTTCGCGCTGGACCGCTTCGCCGAGCAGGCAGGCATCAGCCACGTCAAAACCCTCTCCGATTACAAAGATCGTTCGCTTGGCGACGCTTTCGGGCTGGTCATCGACGAACTCGGATTGCTCGCCCGCACCGTCTTCGTCATCGACAAGGATGGCACGGTGCTCTACCGCGAGCTGGTCCCCGAAATCGCCACCGAGCCCGATTACGACGACGCCTGGGCGATCGTCACCGGCGATTGA
- the polX gene encoding DNA polymerase/3'-5' exonuclease PolX, producing MNNRDYARVLQEIAQLMEISGENRFKVRAFENATRTVETLSEDLDQIIDRGDLQGLKGIGASIANDLRQIRERGTCDIHQMLLERLDPGLLDMLKVQGLGPKRIKLVYNELGVSNLNALKEAAEAGRLRELKGLGAKTEEKVLAEIARLAQGADRAPLPQARRVAESLRDQLDALPQSIRVAIAGSLRRGRETIGDIDLLVATDEPGPIHQAFVALPEVKETLASGDTKTSVRLHNGIQVDLRTVKNEVFGSALHYFTGSKEHHIELRTRAKRQGLRVSEYGVFKENEDTPIASRTEEELYEALGLSFIAPELREGRGEISAAEKSDLPTLVEPEQIRGDVHMHTTETDGRHSIEEMADAAKALGYDYIVITDHSQAVRVANGMTPERFGDHIARIREADGRIQGIRILAGIEVDILKDGSLDMDHDLLAEADWVVGSVHSHFNLDPDTMTERLLTGMRTGLLSCLGHPTGRILGGRNGYRYDFDAVVEACVELGVALELNGSSGRLDLNAELAEKAHRKGAMLVLGSDAHSTTGLKDLRFAVQQARRAWLGPDAILNTLTVDELLKATRPALR from the coding sequence ATGAACAACCGTGATTACGCCCGCGTCCTTCAGGAGATCGCCCAGCTGATGGAAATCAGCGGCGAAAACCGCTTTAAGGTTCGTGCCTTCGAGAACGCCACTCGTACCGTTGAGACCCTGAGCGAAGACCTCGATCAGATCATCGATCGCGGTGATCTCCAGGGGCTCAAAGGCATCGGCGCAAGCATCGCCAACGATCTTCGCCAGATCCGCGAGCGAGGCACCTGCGACATCCACCAGATGCTTTTGGAGCGCCTGGATCCGGGACTTCTCGACATGCTCAAAGTTCAGGGATTGGGGCCCAAACGCATCAAACTCGTCTACAACGAGCTGGGCGTCTCGAACCTCAACGCCCTCAAAGAGGCCGCCGAAGCCGGACGCCTCCGAGAGCTTAAGGGCCTGGGTGCAAAAACCGAGGAAAAAGTGCTCGCCGAAATCGCTCGCCTGGCCCAGGGAGCCGATCGCGCTCCCTTGCCGCAAGCCCGACGTGTGGCCGAGTCCCTTCGCGATCAACTCGACGCCCTGCCCCAGTCCATTCGCGTGGCGATCGCCGGATCATTGCGTCGGGGACGAGAGACCATCGGGGATATCGATCTGCTGGTGGCCACGGACGAGCCGGGGCCCATTCATCAGGCTTTTGTCGCGTTGCCCGAGGTCAAAGAGACCCTGGCCAGCGGCGATACCAAAACGTCGGTGCGCCTCCATAACGGCATCCAGGTCGATCTTCGCACGGTTAAAAACGAGGTCTTCGGAAGCGCCCTGCACTACTTCACGGGAAGTAAAGAGCATCATATTGAGCTTCGCACCCGCGCCAAACGTCAGGGCCTTCGGGTCAGCGAGTACGGCGTTTTTAAAGAGAACGAAGACACGCCCATCGCCTCGCGCACCGAAGAAGAGCTCTACGAAGCCCTCGGCCTGTCTTTTATAGCTCCCGAGCTCCGAGAGGGCCGCGGCGAAATCTCCGCCGCCGAGAAGAGCGACCTCCCCACGCTGGTGGAGCCCGAGCAGATTCGCGGCGATGTGCACATGCACACCACCGAGACCGACGGTCGCCACTCCATCGAAGAGATGGCCGACGCCGCAAAAGCACTGGGCTACGACTACATTGTCATCACCGACCACTCCCAGGCGGTGCGCGTGGCCAATGGCATGACGCCGGAGCGATTTGGCGACCATATCGCGCGCATCCGCGAGGCCGATGGCCGCATCCAGGGGATCCGCATCCTGGCTGGCATTGAGGTCGACATCCTCAAAGACGGCAGCCTGGACATGGATCACGATCTTCTGGCGGAGGCCGACTGGGTGGTGGGCAGCGTGCACAGCCACTTCAACCTCGATCCCGACACGATGACCGAACGCCTGCTCACGGGCATGCGCACCGGCCTGCTCTCGTGCCTGGGTCACCCCACGGGACGTATTCTGGGCGGCCGAAACGGTTACCGCTACGACTTCGACGCGGTGGTAGAGGCCTGCGTGGAGCTCGGTGTCGCTCTGGAGCTCAACGGCAGCAGCGGGCGGCTCGATCTCAACGCCGAACTTGCTGAAAAGGCCCATCGTAAGGGCGCGATGCTCGTCCTCGGCTCCGATGCTCACTCCACCACCGGGCTTAAGGATCTTCGATTCGCCGTACAGCAGGCCCGCCGCGCCTGGCTTGGCCCCGATGCGATCTTGAATACGCTGACCGTCGACGAGCTGCTCAAGGCCACACGCCCAGCACTTCGCTGA
- the speD gene encoding adenosylmethionine decarboxylase — MEALGRQLILEYYGCPAERLNDASFVEEVMVAAAESMGAHIVCVNFHQFNPHGVSGAVVISESHLTIHTWPEYGYAAVDVFTCGTVIDPWEAHAFLKERFGATRESTVEFRRGCFDVAPGTLPSAYGVTREDLDT, encoded by the coding sequence TTGGAAGCTCTCGGACGTCAACTGATCCTCGAGTACTACGGGTGCCCTGCAGAACGACTTAATGACGCCTCCTTTGTGGAGGAGGTCATGGTGGCTGCGGCTGAAAGTATGGGTGCCCATATCGTCTGTGTGAACTTTCACCAGTTCAACCCCCACGGTGTCAGCGGGGCGGTTGTGATCAGTGAAAGTCATCTGACCATTCACACCTGGCCTGAATACGGTTACGCCGCGGTCGATGTGTTTACCTGCGGAACGGTTATCGATCCGTGGGAAGCGCACGCCTTCCTCAAAGAGCGTTTCGGGGCGACCCGTGAGAGCACCGTGGAGTTTCGTCGCGGTTGCTTCGATGTGGCTCCGGGCACGTTGCCCTCGGCTTACGGCGTGACCCGCGAAGATCTCGACACTTAA
- the speE gene encoding polyamine aminopropyltransferase translates to MAKIVFRDPLNRNTVTEHTVSEWLFSQETPYQQVDVFRTPEFGTVLALGGVINVSERDEIGYHEMLAHVPLFAHPNPRRVLIIGGGDGGTLREVVKHPQVEEAVMVEIDEVVVEQCKKHLPQVASAFDHPKAELIIGDGLAYVNDAPDASFDVILVDSTDPVDAGVVLFTPEFYAACHRVLRADGILVPQSDSIVYQPARVAGVGKMLREQFERVDFYTSIVPTYPGSLWAFAFASKGPHPVEGLDSERISSLDAQLSYYHEDLHRAAFALPKYLRDQLRG, encoded by the coding sequence ATGGCCAAGATCGTTTTTCGCGATCCCCTTAATCGCAACACCGTCACCGAGCACACGGTCAGCGAGTGGCTTTTTAGCCAGGAAACGCCCTATCAGCAGGTTGACGTGTTCCGCACCCCGGAGTTTGGCACGGTGCTGGCGCTCGGAGGCGTGATCAACGTCTCGGAGCGCGATGAGATCGGTTATCATGAGATGCTCGCGCACGTGCCGCTTTTCGCCCACCCCAACCCTCGGCGCGTGCTTATTATCGGCGGCGGTGATGGTGGAACGCTTCGCGAGGTGGTCAAGCATCCGCAGGTTGAAGAAGCGGTGATGGTGGAGATCGATGAGGTCGTCGTTGAGCAGTGCAAGAAACATCTGCCGCAGGTGGCCAGCGCGTTTGACCATCCCAAAGCGGAGCTCATTATTGGCGACGGCCTGGCGTATGTGAATGACGCGCCCGACGCCTCGTTTGACGTGATCCTGGTCGACTCCACCGACCCGGTGGATGCAGGCGTGGTTCTTTTTACGCCTGAGTTTTATGCGGCGTGCCATCGAGTTCTTCGCGCCGACGGAATTCTCGTGCCGCAGAGCGACTCGATCGTCTACCAGCCCGCGCGTGTGGCCGGGGTTGGGAAGATGTTGCGTGAGCAGTTTGAGCGGGTGGATTTCTATACCTCGATCGTGCCAACCTACCCCGGCTCGCTCTGGGCGTTTGCCTTCGCGTCAAAGGGCCCGCACCCGGTGGAAGGGCTTGATTCAGAACGGATATCTTCGCTTGATGCGCAGCTCTCATACTACCACGAAGACCTGCACCGAGCGGCGTTTGCATTGCCGAAGTATTTGCGCGACCAGCTTCGCGGTTGA
- a CDS encoding tetratricopeptide repeat protein, whose product MVHPVMKARGMVAMMLLGALWFSAAQAHAQEGIGASTARSRVEQLAAQVGELEERYLVPAVVESRFRLESRFNDAKVAYLLGDYPRASILFVAVVDNRQVRQFDSYGEALYLLGDSLYQMRSFRAARTFFRRVVELGPGGFYQPAIVRLLEIAGEIDDYSGVDALYARLDNLEDVTPALHYTRGKTLYQEGRYRAARPWFQRAARNAEYALVARYFEGVTLAADGDIAEARGVFTTLVSQSPSTPEDSRVVDLGHLALGRLAYEEQQFDLAIDHYLQLPRTSPYFERSLYELTWSLVSKESYQAALRNLDILLISDPDPRFVPEAKLLMADLSMRLRQYDQARLWFNDIIATFTPVRTELVSFIESQPDLQSFFVELVRQDLEGLRPDYMPAMVSEWVDGEPLMADARQLVSDGSLTQADIDEAQKALAEVEQMLSYGSNIEAFPVLSEGWKRGIALEAELISLEERLVAAELKGAREAMSPSERQRLAMLESEVDNLRTQHRSGPQTLDELQSRNTAIREDFGRLNRELERVAFDIESLEINLDGIDTYLRQNPVEGFSAEDREKVRQIRQDLRDEVRSLEEEYTRLGQEIAAVQRQFGARDATLVQQREARETYHLRLMEIGELIDEQRARSGSSGRGEALALAEQRRRLPELKERLNTYFQGIDQVIEERVVDIRATVAVERQELASYQQELDAWRSETERAVSSIALWNFTRVDDEFDALIRRGHVGLLDVGWQRKEDATRDINQLFEDRSTEINVLREAFREVR is encoded by the coding sequence ATGGTTCATCCTGTCATGAAAGCCCGGGGGATGGTGGCGATGATGCTGCTGGGGGCGCTCTGGTTTAGCGCTGCGCAGGCGCATGCTCAGGAGGGGATCGGTGCCTCGACGGCCCGATCGCGCGTCGAGCAGCTCGCCGCGCAGGTAGGCGAGTTGGAAGAGCGCTACCTCGTACCCGCGGTCGTCGAGAGTCGGTTCCGGCTGGAGTCTCGATTTAATGATGCCAAGGTTGCCTACCTCCTGGGTGACTATCCCCGCGCCAGTATCCTCTTTGTGGCTGTGGTGGATAACAGGCAGGTTCGTCAGTTCGATAGCTATGGCGAGGCGCTCTACCTGCTTGGAGACAGCCTTTACCAGATGCGCAGTTTTCGTGCCGCGCGCACCTTTTTTCGCCGCGTTGTCGAGCTGGGGCCGGGAGGCTTCTACCAACCGGCGATTGTTCGCCTGCTGGAAATCGCCGGAGAAATCGATGACTACAGCGGAGTCGACGCGCTCTACGCTCGGCTCGATAACCTTGAGGATGTGACCCCGGCGCTGCACTATACCCGCGGCAAGACGCTCTATCAGGAGGGGCGTTATCGTGCGGCCCGGCCCTGGTTTCAGCGGGCCGCTCGAAATGCTGAGTACGCGCTGGTCGCGCGTTACTTTGAGGGGGTCACTCTGGCTGCCGATGGCGATATCGCAGAAGCTCGAGGGGTCTTCACGACGCTCGTCTCTCAAAGCCCTTCGACCCCGGAAGATAGCCGTGTGGTCGACCTGGGGCATCTGGCACTGGGGCGTCTGGCCTACGAAGAGCAGCAGTTCGATCTGGCCATTGATCACTACCTGCAGCTCCCTCGAACGAGTCCCTATTTCGAGCGGTCGCTCTATGAGCTGACCTGGTCTCTGGTGTCCAAAGAGAGCTATCAGGCGGCGCTTCGTAATCTGGATATCCTGCTGATCTCCGATCCTGACCCGCGCTTTGTGCCTGAGGCAAAGTTGCTTATGGCCGATCTCTCGATGCGCCTGCGTCAGTATGATCAGGCCCGGCTGTGGTTTAACGATATCATCGCTACCTTTACCCCGGTGCGTACCGAGTTGGTGAGTTTCATCGAATCGCAGCCCGATCTGCAGAGCTTCTTCGTGGAGTTGGTCCGCCAGGATCTTGAGGGGCTTCGCCCTGATTATATGCCGGCGATGGTCTCGGAATGGGTCGATGGAGAACCCCTGATGGCGGACGCCCGCCAGTTGGTCTCCGACGGATCGTTGACGCAGGCCGACATTGACGAGGCGCAAAAGGCGCTGGCCGAAGTCGAGCAGATGCTCTCGTATGGTTCGAATATCGAGGCATTTCCGGTGCTCTCCGAAGGCTGGAAGCGGGGCATCGCGCTTGAGGCCGAGCTGATCTCGCTGGAGGAGCGTCTGGTCGCTGCCGAACTTAAGGGAGCCCGGGAGGCCATGAGCCCCTCGGAGCGCCAGCGTCTGGCGATGCTGGAGTCCGAAGTAGATAACCTGCGCACCCAGCACCGCAGCGGTCCGCAGACGCTGGATGAATTGCAGAGTCGCAACACCGCCATCCGTGAAGATTTTGGTCGGCTCAACCGTGAACTTGAACGCGTTGCCTTCGACATTGAGAGCCTGGAAATCAACCTCGACGGGATCGATACCTACCTGCGTCAGAACCCGGTAGAAGGTTTCAGCGCCGAAGATCGCGAGAAGGTACGTCAAATTCGTCAGGACCTGCGTGACGAGGTGCGTAGCCTGGAAGAGGAGTACACTCGACTTGGCCAGGAGATCGCCGCGGTTCAGCGCCAGTTTGGTGCACGCGATGCGACGCTGGTGCAACAACGTGAGGCGCGTGAGACCTACCACCTCCGTCTGATGGAGATCGGTGAATTGATCGATGAGCAGCGCGCCCGGTCTGGCAGCTCCGGTCGCGGCGAGGCGCTTGCCCTCGCCGAGCAGCGTCGACGGCTTCCCGAGCTTAAAGAGCGACTTAATACGTACTTTCAGGGCATCGATCAGGTCATCGAGGAGCGCGTCGTCGATATCCGCGCCACGGTTGCAGTGGAGCGTCAGGAGCTGGCCTCCTACCAGCAGGAACTCGACGCGTGGCGCTCGGAAACCGAGCGCGCCGTTTCGTCGATCGCGCTGTGGAACTTCACTCGTGTTGATGACGAGTTCGACGCGCTGATTCGACGCGGTCATGTGGGGCTGCTCGATGTGGGCTGGCAGCGAAAGGAAGACGCCACGCGTGACATCAACCAGCTCTTCGAGGATCGCTCCACCGAGATCAATGTGTTGCGCGAAGCATTTCGCGAGGTCCGGTGA